A portion of the Plasmodium relictum strain SGS1 genome assembly, chromosome: 11 genome contains these proteins:
- the SNF1 gene encoding SNF1-related protein kinase catalytic subunit alpha, putative: MLDNEILSKYEIHETLGMGSFGKVHLGIHKKTKIKVAIKLINKKKLFDMNMEDKIRKETNIMLRLYHKNIVNFYEILDVYFYIIFAFEYVENGELFDYVVHKLRLKELEAKKFFYEIVCGVEYLHDNYICHRDLKLENILLDKNYNIKIVDFGLSNFMKNDFLKTSCGSPNYASPEVISGKTYLGCEIDVWSLGVILFAMLCGFLPFDDEDIHDLFEKIKNGIFSIPGHVSYYAKDLIKKILIVDPSKRITVHQIKKHPWFFIDYNILDLMSNNIINYYIDKKILKYLIKIGYTFHKNKKKNEKCYYNNYSTLLDKDENCHFVFDNYFNRGKYTNKENVIFYNQMDNIYFAHKLIYVNKTNSRLKEKKYKLNSFYNILHIYNLKDFFKIKEEYIDVANDRSDNKIVRFNKSINLIKKRIKNRISSRLHLRNFTNNNLKVNYSNQLNLIENNTYFVGSFHSNKKKTNTPETMNESMDNKVEYMDYNKNDSRDKSDDEFTFNFQERIQFYHNYHNNIYNYNYCCVNEKYNETNNWKLGIETDLDINKIFTIILNNLEKLNFTVRFLDINKIYCYKKNNFTKKQDVMIENNDNNCNAIYSNNVINDYLKINGNQEECEEDCTALYICIFSKHNFYYIDFLSHHGHLIKCSLEILKLRSKICEDIISIKKIKK, encoded by the exons ATGCTTGACAATGAAATATTAAGCAAATATGAAATTCACGAAACTTTAGGTATGGGATCTTTTGGTAAAGTCCATTTAGGTATACACAAAAAAACGAAAATAAAAGTTgctataaaattaataaataaaaaaaagttattcgATATGAATATGGAAGACAAAATTAGAAAAGAAACAAATATAATGTTGAGATTATATCATAAGAACATAGTAAATTTTTACGAGATATTAGAtgtgtatttttatataatattcgCATTTGAATATGTAGAAAATGGAGAATTGTTTGATTACGTTGTACATAAATTAAGattaaaagaattagaagcaaagaaatttttttatgaaattgtATGTGGGGTTGAATATCTTCACGATAATTATATTTGCCACAGAGATTTAAAgttagaaaatattttattagataaaaattataatataaaaattgtagATTTTGGTTTGTccaattttatgaaaaacgattttttaaaaacgtCATGCGGTTCACCAAATTACGCTTCACCCGAAGTTATATCAGGAAAAACTTATTTGGGATGTGAGATAGATGTGTGGTCATTAggtgttattttatttgcgATGCTGTGCGGTTTCTTGCCTTTTGATGATGAAGACATACAtgatttatttgaaaaaattaaaaatgggATTTTTTCCATCCCTGGACATGTATCTTATTATGCAAAAgatcttataaaaaaaattctaatagTTGATCCTAGTAAAAGAATCACAGTAcatcaaattaaaaaacatcCATGGTTTTTTATTGATTATAACATTCTAGATTTAATgagtaataatataataaattattatatagacaaaaagattttaaaatatttaataaagataGGGTATACATtccataaaaataaaaaaaaaaatgaaaaatgctATTACAATAATTACAGCACTTTATTAGATAAGGATGAAAATTGTCATTTTGTTtttgataattattttaacagAGGCAAGTAtacaaataaagaaaatgttatattttaCAATCAGATGGATAACATATATTTTGCtcataaattaatatatgttaataaaactaattctagattaaaagaaaagaaatataagttaaattctttttataatatcttacatatatataatttaaaggattttttcaaaattaaagAGGAATATATTGACGTTGCTAATGATCGAAGTGATAACAAAATTGTGcgttttaataaaagtataaatttaataaaaaaaagaataaagaaTAGAATTTCTAGCAGGTTGCATTTACGTAATTTcacaaataataatttaaaagtcAATTATAGTAATCAATTAAATctaattgaaaataatactTATTTTGTGGGATCTTTTCattcaaataaaaagaaaacaaataCTCCTGAAACAATGAATGAGTCAATGGATAATAAAGTAGAGTATATGGATTACAACAAAAATGACTCTAGAGATAAATCGGATGACGAATTCACATTCAATTTTCAAGAAAGAATACaattttatcataattatcataataatatatacaattataattattgttgtgtaaatgaaaaatataatgaaactAATAACTGGAAGTTAGGTATAGAAACTGATTtagatattaataaaatttttacgattattttaaataatttggAGAAATTAAATTTCACCGTAAGATTTTTAGAtattaacaaaatatattgctataaaaaaaacaattttacaaaaaaacaaGATGTTATGATAGAAAACAATGATAATAACTGCAATGCTATTTATTCTAATAATGTTATAaatgattatttaaaaataaatggcAATCAAGAAGAATGCGAAGAAGATTGTACtgctttatatatatgtatattcagtaaacataatttttattacatagATTTTTTATCTCATCATGGGCATCTAATaa AGTGCTCattagaaattttaaaattaagaaGCAAAATTTGCGAAGACATCatatctataaaaaaaataaaaaaataa
- a CDS encoding bifunctional methylenetetrahydrofolate dehydrogenase/cyclohydrolase, putative, producing the protein MSCTFLNGYNIAERIDEAILERIIHNNKKKLKSKCQVKKLFIIYSENISNYSYLYIILKKSIYLNSDVIFILIRINKDVSENKLKNIIQKISNKNNDSYIIILSPLSCHINKCYISKYIKEEKDIDGANYKTIFKLIKNSNNIVSSNISYSFLTFINILQNSYIKIFNVLLNFFWTILFFPVLEKKESSKKIVIANNSINNKILKTPKGNCKAISNMLFNYKKKQDNENSNKLQRENDILIRNYLKNVNYNIPCCVYSILLFIKYYNINIKNKNILILNNNINIFLTLFILFFRNKISTIVYDAITGNILCRYKNNDRNKFYFNINNKKSLIKDEEDFRCKCKKFLNYYIVSKNKNRKISKENIKKNMKNKIIKFSDVIIIGIGCSNILKKKHIKKSAVILDLGINLKYYEKNNTKFESSEQGNKNKNANKYINENNNVNFKIDLYKKKNYNYFQRRFLYGHKNVEIVFNKRKRKILYFFRKAKIKLKVDNNIPSLRCTNIKLKKYKNNSLYIKRKEKKKNPFHRYTEVTRFKICSINNENRNRHREKKKKKKYITHLKTNESKLKFANKLAKFLENYNITGDADLKCSDKCQYISSVPGGLGPITTSILFYNLYFKKLY; encoded by the coding sequence atgAGTTGCACTTTTTTAAATGGGTACAATATAGCTGAGAGGATCGATGAAGCTATTTTAGAAAGGATTATACataacaacaaaaaaaaattaaagagcAAATGCCAAGTTAAGAAGttgtttataatttattcagAAAACATTTCAAATTACTCTTACTTATACATTATATTAAAGAAGAGTATTTATTTAAACTCAgatgttatttttatacttataagaataaataaGGATGTTAGTGAAAATAAGTTAAAgaatataatacaaaaaataagtaaCAAAAACAATGACTCATACATAATCATTTTATCTCCTTTAAGTTgtcatataaataaatgttatatatctaaatatattaagGAAGAAAAAGATATCGATGGTGCTAATTATAAAACCATCTtcaaattaattaaaaatagtaataatattgTTAGTTCTAATATATCTTATAgttttttaacatttataAACATTTTACAAAACtcttatattaaaatttttaatgttttattaaattttttttggacaattttgttttttccagtattagaaaaaaaagaaagttctaaaaaaattgttattgcaaataattcaataaataacaaaatacTCAAAACACCAAAAGGAAATTGCAAAGCTATAAGTAATATGTtgtttaattataaaaaaaaacaagataatgaaaattcaaataaattaCAGAGGgaaaatgatatattaatacgcaattatttaaaaaatgttaattaTAACATTCCTTGCTGTGTCTATtcaattcttttatttattaagtaTTATAAtatcaatataaaaaacaagaatattttaattttaaataataatataaatatattcttaaCATTgtttatccttttttttcgCAATAAAATTTCGACGATAGTTTATGATGCAATAACAGGAAATATTCTATGTaggtataaaaataatgacagaaataaattttattttaatattaataataaaaaatcattaataaaagatgagGAGGATTTTAGGtgtaaatgtaaaaaatttttgaattattatattgttagtaaaaataaaaacagaaAGATTAGCAAggaaaacataaaaaaaaatatgaaaaacaaaataattaaattttctgATGTTATAATAATTGGTATAGGGTGtagtaatattttaaaaaaaaaacatataaaaaaaagtgctGTCATTTTAGATTTAGGAATCAACTTAAAAtactatgaaaaaaataatacaaagtTTGAATCATCCGAGCaaggaaataaaaacaaaaatgccaataaatatattaacgaaaataataatgttaattttaaaattgatttatataaaaaaaaaaattataactaTTTTCAAAGGAGATTTTTATATGGACATAAAAATGTGGaaattgtttttaataaaagaaaaagaaaaattttgtatttttttagaaaagccaaaataaaattaaaagtagATAACAATATTCCATCCCTAAGATGcacaaatataaaattaaaaaaatataaaaataattcattatatataaaaagaaaagaaaaaaagaagaatccTTTTCATAGATACACCGAGGTTACGCGCTTTAAAATATGTTCTATTAACAATGAAAATAGAAATAGAcatagagaaaaaaaaaaaaaaaaaaaatatattacacATTTAAAAACGAATGaatcaaaattaaaatttgctAATAAATTAGcaaaatttttagaaaattataatattactGGAGATGCTGATTTAAAATGCAGTGACAAATGTCAATATATTTCAAGTGTACCTGGAGGCTTAGGACCAATTACAacttctattttattttataatttatattttaaaaaattatactaa